GAAAGCTTCTTGTTAATGTAGTGGGAGCGGCGGCCACCGTTGGCGGTTCGCGCTTCGGGGGCCAGGAGACCACTATATCTACCCTCCACGACATGATGCTGGTTCAAGGTATGACCGTAGTAGGCGATGGTTTGTTTACCGCCGATGCCGGACACCAGGGGGCGTGCTTTACCCGTCCGGCCGAAGAGGAGCAAAACGGTGTTAAAAGGCTTGAGATATTAGTAAAAAGGGTGTTGGAGGTAGCTAAAGCTACCGAAAGTTTAAGGGAAAAGCGGGAGGTTACTTTATTTTAACGGAGCGATAATTTATGTTAATCCGGGAGACCATTGAAGAGCGGGAGCTTAGAGAATTATCTCCCTATGCGGCCAAGAGCCGGCAGACTAAAGGAAGGCTGAAACCGGAAGAGGAATGTCCGATCCGTACCGCTTATCAGCGGGACCGGGATCGGATTGTCCATTCCAAGGCCTTTCGCCGGTTAAAACATAAAACCCAGGTGTTTATTGCCCCGGAAGGGGATCATTACCGGACGCGCTTAACCCATACCCTGGAAGTTGCCCAAATTGCCAAAACTATTGCCCGGGCTTTATTTTTAAATGAAGATTTGACTGAGGCCATAGCTTTTGGCCATGACCTGGGGCATACTCCTTTTGGCCATGCTGGAGAAGAACAGTTAGACAAGCTTTTACCCGGGGGCTTTAAGCACAATGCTCAAAGTTTAAGGGTAGTGGATGTTTTAGAAAAAGGGGATGGGTTAAATTTAACCTGGGAAGTACGGGAAGGAATATTAAAGCACACCTGGAGCGAAGAACCTCCCTCGACCCTAGAAGGGCAAATAGTGCGGCTTGCCGACCGCATCGCTTATATCAATCACGATATTGATGACGCCATCCGGGCGGGGGTTTTAAAGGAAGAAGATTTACCCAAAGATTGTATAAAAATTCTTGGCAGGCGGCATCGGGACCGGATTAACACCATGGTAACTGATGTAATTAAGAGTAGTTTAAATAAACCCCAAATTATAATGAGCCCAGAAATAGAATGGGCAATGCTTGAACTTCGAAGCTTTATGTTTAAAACCGTTTATATTGGCAGTGAACCCAAAAAAGAAGAGAAGAAAGCCAAATCTCTTATAAAAATGCTTTATGAACATTATTTGGAAAATGTATATCAATTACCCGAGGAATTTCAAAATATCGTTAAAAACGAAGGACCCGAGAGAGCTGTAGCGGACTATATTGCCGGTATGACTGACCGTTATGCTTTAAAAGTATATAAAGAATTGTTTATACCTCATCCTTTAACCTAAAACTTATTTGTCGAAGAAGCAGGAAAAAGCGAAAAAAAAGAGAATAACTATTATTAAGAGAGCGGTGAAGGCCGTGTCCTATCAAGAGGTTGTAGAAAAAATTAGGAATCAGGTCGATTTAGTTGATTTAGTAAGCGAATATACCAGACTTAAAAAATCTGGTAGAAATTACGTAGGCCTTTGTCCTTTTCATAATGAAAAAACACCTTCTTTTTCGGTATCAAGGGAAAAAAATCTCTATTATTGCTTTGGTTGCCAGCGAGGCGGCGATATCTTTAGTTTTATTATGGAGAAGGAGAAATTAAATTTTAAAGAAGCCGTTTCGTATTTAGCTAAAAAATACAATATTGATTTACCGGAAACGAGTAAGACTTTTAGTAAATATGAACCTTTATACCGGATGTTAATGCTGGCAACTAAATTTTATCATGAAGCTTTAAATACAAAATTGGCCATTAAAGCTAAAGATTACCTGAAAAGCAGGGGAATCGCTGAAGAAACAGTTAAAGAGTTTATGTTAGGTTATGCCCCTTCCCCAACCGCTTTACCGGTTTTTCTAGCTAAAAAAGGTTACAATCCCGGGGAATTGGTTAAAATAGGAGTTGTGGCTAAAAGTTATTCCGGAGGTTATTACGACCGCTTTGCGGGAAGGATTATCTTTCCGATTTTTGACCGGGAAGGCCGCGTGGTGGGGTTTGGGGGCAGGGCCTTAGGAGATGAAAAACCCAAATACTATAATTCGCCACAGTCGGTGATCTTTGATAAGGGAAAGTTATTTTATGGTTTTAAACAAGCCCGTACTGCTATTAGAGAAAAAAGGCAAGCTATTTTAGTAGAAGGTTATTTTGATGTTATTTCTCTGCACCAAGCGGGGATAAAAAATGTGGTTGCTTGCCTGGGAACTGCTTTTACCGAAGAGCATTTAAATTTTTTAA
The Carboxydothermus pertinax genome window above contains:
- a CDS encoding deoxyguanosinetriphosphate triphosphohydrolase yields the protein MLIRETIEERELRELSPYAAKSRQTKGRLKPEEECPIRTAYQRDRDRIVHSKAFRRLKHKTQVFIAPEGDHYRTRLTHTLEVAQIAKTIARALFLNEDLTEAIAFGHDLGHTPFGHAGEEQLDKLLPGGFKHNAQSLRVVDVLEKGDGLNLTWEVREGILKHTWSEEPPSTLEGQIVRLADRIAYINHDIDDAIRAGVLKEEDLPKDCIKILGRRHRDRINTMVTDVIKSSLNKPQIIMSPEIEWAMLELRSFMFKTVYIGSEPKKEEKKAKSLIKMLYEHYLENVYQLPEEFQNIVKNEGPERAVADYIAGMTDRYALKVYKELFIPHPLT